A single Klebsiella variicola DNA region contains:
- a CDS encoding DMT family transporter, whose translation MDKSVPGPWSGWLHGLLGVIIFSGSLPATRLAVQDMDPFLLTFLRASIAGLLAVALLVGFRQKRPRLAQLVPLIIVSSGVVIGFPLLTALALQHITSAHSIVFIGLLPLMTALFGVLRGGERPRRAFWIFSLLGSLLVVGFALTQSAAASLSGDLLMLAAVIACGLGYAEGAKLTRELGGWQVICWALVIALPLMLPASLMVQPASWHAISASSWAALGYVSLFSMLIGFIFWYKGLAAGGIAAVGQLQLLQPFFGLGLSAALLHETVSPLMLAVTLGVVLCVVGSRKFGRQRVVAGSGSRD comes from the coding sequence ATGGATAAATCGGTGCCCGGTCCCTGGTCCGGATGGCTTCATGGTTTACTGGGGGTGATTATTTTTAGCGGGTCGCTGCCCGCGACGCGGCTGGCGGTGCAGGATATGGATCCGTTCTTATTGACCTTTCTGCGCGCCTCCATCGCCGGGCTGCTTGCCGTCGCGCTGCTGGTCGGCTTTCGCCAGAAACGCCCGCGCCTGGCGCAGCTTGTGCCCTTGATCATCGTCTCATCAGGGGTGGTGATCGGCTTTCCCCTGCTCACGGCGCTGGCCCTGCAGCACATCACCTCGGCGCATTCGATTGTGTTTATTGGCCTGCTGCCGCTGATGACCGCCCTCTTCGGCGTACTGCGCGGCGGCGAACGCCCGCGGCGGGCTTTCTGGATCTTTTCGCTGCTGGGCAGCCTGCTGGTGGTGGGATTCGCCCTGACGCAAAGTGCGGCGGCCTCACTCAGCGGCGATCTGCTGATGCTGGCGGCGGTTATCGCCTGCGGCCTCGGCTATGCGGAAGGGGCAAAGCTGACGCGGGAGCTCGGCGGCTGGCAGGTGATCTGCTGGGCGCTGGTGATAGCCCTGCCGTTGATGCTCCCCGCCTCGCTGATGGTTCAGCCCGCGTCCTGGCATGCCATATCGGCCTCCTCCTGGGCGGCGCTCGGCTATGTGTCGCTGTTCAGCATGCTGATCGGTTTCATCTTCTGGTACAAAGGGCTGGCCGCGGGCGGGATCGCCGCCGTCGGCCAGCTCCAGCTATTGCAGCCGTTCTTCGGGCTTGGCCTGTCGGCGGCGCTGTTGCACGAAACCGTCAGCCCCTTGATGCTGGCGGTTACGCTGGGCGTGGTACTGTGCGTGGTGGGCTCGCGCAAATTTGGCCGCCAGCGGGTTGTCGCAGGGAGCGGGAGCCGTGATTGA
- a CDS encoding Zn-dependent hydrolase: MSSDVLFTPATDTTGWRINGDRLWASLMDLAQIGATPKGGCRRLTLTDLDRQGRDKVIGWAREAGMSVTIDKIGNVFMRREGRNPGLPPIVSGSHIDTQPTGGKFDGNYGVLAALEVVRTLNDLQIDTDAPIEVVFWTNEEGSRFVPVMMGSGVFAGVFPLEETWAVTDKEGVSVGEALAQIGYIGEQTPGEHPIGAYFEAHIEQGPILEDEAKTIGIVQGVLGIRWYDCVVTGQASHAGPTPMRLRQDALQVATRIMQEVVAIAGRSEEGRGTVGSVQVWPNSRNVVPGEVTFSIDMRNLSDALVDEMDRQLRAFIAEVERESGLQVALKQVSHYPAAPFDAECRQAIADTAQRLGYPARPIVSGAGHDAVYMSYLAPTGMIFIPCKDGISHNEIEYASPEHVAAGANVLLQVMLQYARPV; encoded by the coding sequence ATGAGCAGTGATGTACTTTTTACCCCCGCGACCGACACCACCGGCTGGCGCATCAATGGCGACCGCCTGTGGGCGTCGTTAATGGATCTCGCGCAGATCGGCGCCACGCCGAAGGGCGGCTGCCGCCGTCTGACCCTCACCGACCTCGACCGCCAGGGGCGGGACAAGGTAATAGGCTGGGCGCGGGAGGCCGGGATGAGCGTCACCATCGATAAAATCGGCAATGTGTTTATGCGCCGGGAAGGCCGCAACCCCGGCCTGCCGCCCATCGTCTCCGGCAGCCATATTGACACCCAGCCCACCGGCGGCAAATTTGACGGCAACTACGGCGTGCTGGCGGCGCTGGAGGTGGTGCGCACGCTCAACGATCTGCAGATTGATACCGACGCGCCGATTGAGGTGGTGTTCTGGACCAACGAAGAGGGGTCACGCTTTGTACCGGTGATGATGGGCTCCGGGGTCTTTGCCGGCGTCTTCCCGCTGGAAGAGACCTGGGCCGTCACGGATAAAGAGGGTGTCAGCGTCGGCGAGGCGCTGGCGCAGATCGGCTATATCGGCGAGCAGACCCCGGGGGAGCATCCCATCGGCGCCTATTTTGAGGCGCACATTGAGCAGGGGCCGATTCTCGAAGATGAAGCGAAAACCATCGGTATCGTGCAGGGCGTGCTGGGGATCCGCTGGTACGACTGCGTGGTCACCGGCCAGGCCTCGCACGCCGGACCCACGCCGATGCGCCTGCGTCAGGATGCCCTGCAGGTGGCGACTCGCATTATGCAGGAAGTGGTGGCCATTGCCGGGCGCAGCGAAGAGGGACGCGGCACCGTCGGCAGCGTGCAGGTGTGGCCCAACAGCCGCAACGTGGTGCCCGGGGAGGTCACCTTCTCCATTGATATGCGCAATCTCAGCGATGCGCTGGTGGACGAGATGGATCGCCAGCTGCGGGCGTTTATCGCGGAGGTTGAGCGGGAGAGCGGTCTGCAGGTGGCCCTGAAGCAGGTAAGCCACTATCCGGCGGCGCCGTTCGATGCTGAATGCCGGCAGGCCATTGCCGATACCGCGCAGCGGCTGGGCTATCCGGCGCGGCCGATCGTCTCCGGCGCCGGGCATGACGCAGTGTATATGAGCTACCTGGCGCCCACCGGGATGATTTTTATCCCCTGCAAGGACGGGATCAGCCATAACGAAATTGAGTATGCCTCGCCGGAGCACGTCGCCGCCGGGGCCAACGTGCTGCTGCAGGTGATGCTTCAGTACGCGCGGCCGGTGTAG
- a CDS encoding ABC transporter ATP-binding protein, translated as MSDNAFVHVRDLRVVFRRDGQTINAVNGVSFEVQKGEVMALIGESGSGKSVTLRALMRLHPPGSSELSGTLQVGDDEVLTMSASQLRRYRGGRCAMIFQEPLLAFDPVYTVGQQIIEGLRRHEGLSRQAARDRALEALSQVRIPSPERRLDAYPHEMSGGMRQRAMIALALSCNPQLLLADEPTTALDATVQIQILILLREQQKQRGLSIVFVTHDIGAAVEIADRVAVMYAGRIVEEASMSEILRHPRHPYTQVLLGSRPKEGLKKGDALHCIPGAPPDLARLPPGCAFAERCPHRRPVCEQSLPPTESVAERHAVSCHRWRELAIDANAQALAV; from the coding sequence ATGTCGGATAACGCCTTTGTCCATGTGCGCGACCTGCGGGTCGTCTTTCGCCGCGACGGACAGACCATCAACGCGGTCAACGGGGTCTCCTTTGAGGTACAAAAGGGGGAGGTGATGGCGCTGATTGGCGAGTCGGGTTCCGGCAAGAGCGTGACCCTGCGGGCGCTGATGCGCCTGCACCCGCCAGGGAGCAGTGAGCTCTCCGGCACCCTGCAGGTGGGGGACGACGAGGTGCTGACGATGAGCGCCAGCCAGCTGCGGCGCTATCGCGGCGGACGCTGCGCGATGATTTTTCAGGAGCCGCTGCTGGCCTTCGATCCGGTCTACACCGTCGGGCAGCAGATTATTGAAGGGCTGCGCCGCCACGAAGGGCTGTCGCGCCAGGCGGCCCGGGACAGGGCGCTGGAGGCCCTGAGCCAGGTGCGCATTCCCAGCCCCGAGCGGCGGCTGGATGCTTACCCGCACGAGATGTCCGGCGGGATGCGCCAGCGGGCGATGATCGCCCTTGCGCTCTCCTGTAACCCGCAGCTGCTGCTGGCGGATGAGCCGACCACCGCCCTCGACGCCACGGTGCAAATCCAGATCCTGATCCTGCTGCGTGAGCAGCAAAAGCAGCGCGGGCTGTCGATCGTGTTTGTGACCCACGATATCGGCGCCGCGGTGGAGATCGCCGACCGGGTGGCGGTGATGTACGCCGGGCGGATCGTCGAGGAAGCGTCGATGAGCGAGATCCTGCGCCACCCGCGCCATCCTTATACCCAGGTGCTGCTGGGCAGTCGGCCGAAAGAGGGGCTTAAGAAAGGCGATGCCCTGCACTGCATTCCCGGCGCGCCGCCGGATCTGGCGCGTTTGCCGCCCGGCTGCGCCTTTGCCGAGCGCTGCCCGCACCGTCGCCCGGTCTGTGAACAGAGTCTGCCGCCGACGGAATCCGTCGCGGAGCGCCACGCGGTGAGTTGCCACCGCTGGCGCGAGCTGGCGATTGACGCTAACGCCCAGGCCCTGGCCGTCTGA
- a CDS encoding ABC transporter ATP-binding protein, which translates to MQPFINIDLGGPAQPLLKVNHLLKYFRGGKGREVVQAVDDISFTVMKGETLGVVGESGCGKSTTARLLMQLLTQDSGELIFDGQGVGSSRLPLKAYRRQVQMVFQDSYASLNPRMTMEESIAFGQRVHGVSAREASEYARYLLAHVGLEPARFADRYPHALSGGQRQRVNIARALAMKPRLVILDEAVSALDKSVEAQVLQLLQELKRTLELTYVFISHDLHVVRWLSDRILVMYLGEVVEIGPAEQLFTASAHPYTRALLSSMPSMDPENRTLTSPLSGDPPSPIAPPSGCRFHTRCPHAKAVCAEVKPRLEAVGEGHQSACLMAQPASPWHQSIPLKEVSHVG; encoded by the coding sequence ATGCAACCCTTTATCAATATCGACCTTGGCGGGCCGGCGCAGCCGCTGCTGAAGGTCAATCACCTGCTGAAGTACTTTCGCGGCGGCAAAGGCCGGGAGGTGGTGCAGGCGGTGGACGATATCAGCTTCACGGTGATGAAAGGCGAAACCCTGGGGGTGGTCGGCGAGTCGGGCTGCGGCAAATCGACCACCGCCCGGCTGCTGATGCAGTTGCTCACCCAGGACAGCGGCGAACTGATCTTCGACGGACAGGGGGTCGGCTCGTCGCGTCTGCCGCTGAAAGCCTACCGTCGCCAGGTGCAGATGGTCTTTCAGGATAGCTATGCTTCGCTCAATCCGCGCATGACCATGGAGGAGAGCATCGCCTTCGGCCAGCGCGTCCATGGCGTCAGCGCCAGAGAGGCCAGCGAATATGCCCGCTATCTGCTGGCGCACGTTGGCCTTGAGCCGGCACGCTTTGCCGACCGCTACCCGCATGCGCTCTCCGGCGGCCAGCGGCAGCGGGTGAATATCGCCCGCGCGCTGGCGATGAAGCCGCGGCTGGTGATCCTCGATGAGGCAGTGTCGGCGCTGGATAAATCGGTGGAAGCCCAGGTGCTGCAGCTGCTGCAGGAGCTGAAACGGACTCTCGAGCTGACCTACGTGTTCATCAGCCACGATCTGCACGTGGTACGCTGGCTGTCGGATCGGATCCTCGTCATGTACCTTGGCGAAGTGGTGGAGATTGGCCCGGCGGAGCAGCTGTTTACCGCCTCCGCCCACCCCTATACCCGGGCGCTGTTAAGCTCGATGCCCTCCATGGACCCGGAAAACCGCACCCTGACCTCGCCGCTGAGCGGCGATCCCCCCAGCCCCATCGCGCCGCCGAGCGGCTGCCGTTTTCACACCCGCTGCCCGCATGCGAAGGCGGTCTGCGCCGAGGTGAAACCGCGGCTGGAGGCGGTCGGGGAGGGGCACCAGAGCGCCTGCCTGATGGCGCAGCCGGCCTCGCCCTGGCATCAAAGCATCCCCCTTAAGGAGGTCAGCCATGTCGGATAA
- a CDS encoding ABC transporter permease: MVDTATTKAVPAAAAHASRQGYWRGVLRRLLRDPGGVVVGVVILLLLALALFGPWLIVKDPYQTSMFLRLKPIGSDGFPLGSDELGRDMLSRLILGTRLSLFMGIVPVVFAFFIGGAIGIIAGYTGGKTNTVIMRTVDVFYAFPSVLLAIALSGALGAGIGNALLSLTLVFVPQVARIAESVTAQVRHMDYIDAARATGASALTIIRVQVLGNVLGPIFVFSTGLISVCMILASGLSFLGLGVRPPEPEWGLMLNTLRTAIYTQPWVAALPGLMIFITSISFNILADRLRAAMAIKE; this comes from the coding sequence ATGGTGGATACGGCAACGACGAAAGCGGTTCCGGCCGCAGCGGCCCACGCTTCCCGGCAAGGTTACTGGCGCGGGGTATTGCGCCGCCTACTGCGCGACCCCGGCGGGGTGGTGGTGGGCGTGGTGATCCTCCTGCTGCTGGCCCTGGCGCTGTTCGGTCCGTGGCTTATCGTCAAAGATCCTTATCAAACGTCGATGTTCCTGCGCCTGAAACCCATCGGCAGCGACGGCTTCCCGCTGGGCTCGGATGAGCTGGGACGCGACATGCTGTCGCGGCTGATCCTTGGCACCCGACTGTCGCTGTTTATGGGAATTGTCCCGGTGGTGTTCGCCTTTTTTATCGGCGGGGCCATCGGGATTATCGCCGGCTATACGGGCGGCAAAACCAATACCGTGATTATGCGCACCGTGGATGTGTTCTATGCCTTTCCCTCCGTCCTGCTGGCGATTGCGCTGTCGGGAGCGCTGGGGGCGGGCATCGGCAATGCGCTGCTGTCGCTGACCCTCGTGTTTGTCCCGCAGGTGGCGCGGATTGCCGAGAGCGTGACCGCCCAGGTGCGACATATGGACTATATCGACGCCGCCCGGGCCACTGGCGCCAGCGCGTTGACCATTATCCGCGTCCAGGTGTTGGGCAACGTGCTCGGGCCGATCTTCGTCTTCTCCACCGGGCTGATTTCGGTGTGCATGATCCTCGCCTCCGGCCTGTCGTTTCTCGGCCTCGGCGTGCGGCCGCCGGAGCCCGAGTGGGGGCTGATGCTCAATACGCTGCGCACGGCAATCTATACCCAGCCGTGGGTGGCCGCCCTGCCGGGCCTGATGATTTTTATCACCTCCATTTCGTTCAATATCCTCGCGGACCGCCTGCGTGCGGCAATGGCGATTAAGGAGTAA
- a CDS encoding ABC transporter permease: MINTLLYRILLAIPTMLGVAVICFMLVQIAPGDPLVSVMPPDASEALRQTLMQAYGFDKPLPMQFIHWLWRALHGDLGMSVATGRPVIDEVMTAVAYSLRLALLATAIGFVLGSLFGFVAGYFRNSVIDRLASVLSVFGVSVPHYWLGMLLVILCSVKFALLPATGGGPIGEVGWQWDWAHLQFMLLPALTLSVIPTGIIARTVRSQVADILSQEFIVGLRARGLNESRIFVHVMKNAAPTALAVMGLQVGYLMGGSILVETVFSWPGTGLLLNTAIFQRDLPLLQGTIWVLALFFVLLNLLVDILQTTLDPRIKRS; this comes from the coding sequence ATGATCAATACGCTGCTATACCGCATTCTGCTGGCTATCCCCACCATGCTTGGGGTGGCGGTGATCTGTTTCATGCTGGTGCAGATCGCCCCGGGCGACCCGCTGGTGTCGGTGATGCCGCCGGACGCCTCGGAGGCGCTGCGTCAGACGTTAATGCAGGCTTACGGCTTTGATAAGCCGCTGCCCATGCAGTTTATCCACTGGCTGTGGCGGGCGCTGCACGGCGACCTTGGTATGTCGGTCGCCACCGGCCGCCCGGTGATAGACGAAGTGATGACCGCGGTGGCGTACTCCCTGCGCCTGGCGCTGCTGGCGACGGCGATCGGCTTCGTCCTCGGCAGCCTGTTCGGCTTTGTCGCCGGCTATTTTCGCAACAGCGTCATTGACCGTCTGGCCTCGGTGTTGTCGGTATTTGGCGTTAGCGTGCCGCACTACTGGCTGGGGATGCTGCTGGTGATCCTCTGCAGCGTTAAGTTCGCGCTGCTGCCGGCCACCGGCGGCGGGCCGATAGGCGAGGTGGGCTGGCAATGGGACTGGGCGCACCTGCAGTTCATGCTGCTGCCAGCCCTCACCTTGTCGGTGATCCCCACCGGGATTATCGCCCGCACCGTGCGCTCGCAGGTGGCCGATATCCTCAGCCAGGAGTTTATCGTTGGCCTGCGCGCTCGCGGGCTCAACGAGTCGCGCATCTTTGTCCACGTCATGAAAAATGCCGCGCCCACCGCGCTGGCGGTGATGGGGCTGCAGGTGGGCTATCTGATGGGCGGCTCGATCCTTGTGGAGACCGTTTTCTCCTGGCCGGGAACCGGATTGCTGCTCAATACCGCCATTTTTCAGCGCGACCTGCCCCTGCTGCAGGGCACCATCTGGGTGCTGGCGCTGTTTTTCGTGCTGCTCAACCTGCTGGTGGATATTCTGCAGACCACCCTCGACCCGCGTATTAAGAGGAGCTGA
- a CDS encoding ABC transporter substrate-binding protein, translating to MHKKTLFSRAGRLAVAVSGALALAGAALPANASTLRIAMTAADIPLTLGQPDQGYEGNRFTGIPLYDALVEWDLSQGEKPSGLVPGLATEWHIDPQNTSRWIFTLRPGVRFHDGTEVNADAIVWNVDKVLNKAAPQYAPGQIGNTLSRMPTLTGAEKIDDHTVALTTSEPDALLPYNITNLFIVSPTAWQKQYDAVPASAGDSAARSKQAWTAFAAHAVGSGPFKLEKLVPRQQLILDKNPDYWNKDRIPRVDKVVLIPLPEANARTAALLSKQVDWIEAPAPDAIDQIKSQGFHLYANTQPHLWPWQFSFEKGSPWQDIRVRKAANLCLNRAELKSYLGGYMTEATGVYEADSPWHGKPTFQIKYDPDTARQLMTEAGYSASKPLHVTVATSASGSGQMQPLPMNEYIQQSLKSCFFNVDIKVVEWNTLFTNWRLGARDPSAKGIDAINVSAAVNDPYFGLIRFSTAKAFPPVATNWGYFSTPETEKLAAAVKHAFTPAEMNQAAGELHAALVDQVPFLFVAHDVGPRAISPAVTGVVQPQSWFIDLSLVSKKE from the coding sequence ATGCACAAAAAGACGTTATTTTCGCGTGCCGGTCGTCTCGCCGTGGCGGTGAGCGGCGCACTGGCCCTGGCGGGCGCCGCCTTACCTGCCAACGCCTCCACGCTGCGGATCGCCATGACCGCCGCGGATATTCCGTTAACCCTTGGCCAGCCGGATCAAGGCTATGAGGGCAACCGCTTTACCGGCATCCCGCTGTACGACGCGCTGGTGGAGTGGGATCTGTCGCAAGGTGAAAAGCCCAGCGGTCTGGTGCCGGGGCTGGCGACCGAGTGGCACATCGATCCGCAGAACACCAGCCGCTGGATTTTCACCTTGCGTCCGGGCGTCAGGTTCCATGACGGGACGGAGGTGAACGCCGACGCCATCGTCTGGAACGTGGATAAGGTGCTGAATAAAGCGGCGCCGCAGTACGCCCCGGGGCAGATCGGCAACACCCTGTCGCGCATGCCGACCCTCACCGGCGCAGAGAAAATTGACGACCACACTGTGGCGCTGACCACCTCGGAACCAGACGCGCTGCTGCCGTACAACATCACCAACCTGTTTATCGTCTCGCCGACGGCGTGGCAGAAACAGTATGACGCGGTGCCGGCCAGCGCGGGAGATAGCGCCGCGCGCAGCAAACAGGCGTGGACCGCCTTCGCCGCCCACGCGGTGGGTAGCGGCCCGTTCAAACTGGAGAAGCTGGTGCCGCGTCAGCAGCTGATCCTCGATAAAAACCCCGACTACTGGAACAAAGATCGCATTCCCCGGGTGGATAAAGTGGTGCTGATCCCCTTGCCGGAGGCCAACGCCCGTACCGCGGCGCTGCTGTCGAAGCAGGTGGACTGGATTGAAGCCCCGGCGCCGGACGCCATCGATCAGATCAAGTCTCAGGGTTTTCACCTCTACGCCAATACCCAGCCGCACCTGTGGCCCTGGCAGTTCTCCTTTGAAAAAGGATCGCCGTGGCAGGACATCCGCGTGCGCAAAGCGGCCAACCTGTGTCTGAACCGCGCCGAGCTGAAGAGCTACCTTGGCGGCTACATGACCGAGGCCACCGGGGTTTATGAGGCTGACAGCCCGTGGCATGGCAAACCCACCTTCCAGATCAAATATGACCCGGATACCGCCCGCCAGCTAATGACCGAGGCCGGATACAGCGCCAGCAAACCGCTGCACGTCACGGTGGCCACCTCGGCCTCCGGCTCCGGGCAGATGCAGCCCTTGCCGATGAACGAGTATATCCAGCAGAGCCTGAAGAGCTGCTTCTTCAATGTGGATATCAAAGTGGTGGAATGGAACACCCTGTTTACCAACTGGCGCCTGGGTGCCCGGGACCCCTCGGCGAAAGGGATCGATGCGATCAACGTCAGCGCCGCGGTTAACGATCCTTACTTTGGCCTGATCCGCTTCTCGACCGCCAAAGCGTTTCCGCCGGTGGCGACCAACTGGGGTTACTTCTCCACTCCGGAGACGGAGAAGCTGGCCGCCGCCGTCAAGCACGCCTTTACCCCGGCGGAGATGAACCAAGCGGCCGGTGAGCTGCACGCCGCGCTGGTGGATCAGGTGCCATTCCTGTTTGTCGCCCACGACGTCGGGCCGCGTGCGATTTCCCCTGCGGTGACCGGGGTGGTGCAACCGCAGAGCTGGTTTATCGACCTCAGCCTGGTGAGCAAAAAAGAGTAA
- a CDS encoding YbdK family carboxylate-amine ligase, whose amino-acid sequence MPLADFHRSDPFTLGIELELQVVNPPGYDLSQDASTLIADVQHQLTVGEAKHDITESMLEIATGVCRDISHAQTQLSAIQQAVQRAALRHHLQICGGGSHPFHAWQRQQISDNPRYVKTVEHFGYLAQQATVFGQHVHVGCQSGDDALYLLHGLSRFVPHFIALNAASPWFDSTDSRFACSRLNRFSSYPDNGPMPWVADWQGFRRLFRQLSYTSMIDSMKDLHWDIRPSPQFGTVEVRVMDTPLTLAQAIHIAGFIQTLACWLLTERPFKHQPDDYLLYPFNRYQACRYGLDGTLTDVRSGEQRSIRQELLQLADRLAPFAHQLKATAALEAVVRQAKSPHSEAQQMRDFIANGGSLSGLVQKHCEIWAA is encoded by the coding sequence ATGCCTTTAGCCGATTTTCACCGCTCCGATCCTTTTACCCTCGGTATCGAACTGGAGCTGCAGGTGGTGAACCCGCCGGGTTACGACCTCAGCCAGGATGCCTCGACGCTGATTGCCGACGTCCAGCATCAGTTGACCGTGGGAGAAGCCAAACATGACATCACCGAGAGCATGCTGGAGATCGCCACCGGGGTGTGCCGCGACATCAGCCATGCCCAAACCCAGCTCAGCGCCATCCAGCAGGCGGTTCAGCGCGCGGCGCTGCGCCATCATCTGCAGATCTGCGGCGGCGGTTCGCACCCCTTTCATGCCTGGCAGCGTCAGCAAATCAGCGACAATCCGCGCTATGTTAAAACCGTCGAGCATTTTGGCTATCTGGCGCAGCAGGCCACGGTCTTTGGCCAGCATGTGCACGTCGGCTGCCAGAGCGGCGACGACGCCCTCTATCTGCTGCACGGCCTGTCGCGCTTTGTACCGCACTTCATCGCCCTTAACGCCGCCTCGCCGTGGTTTGACAGTACCGACAGCCGCTTCGCCTGTTCACGCCTGAACCGCTTCTCCTCCTATCCAGACAACGGTCCGATGCCGTGGGTGGCAGACTGGCAGGGGTTTCGTCGCCTGTTCCGTCAGCTGAGCTACACCAGCATGATCGACAGCATGAAGGATCTGCACTGGGATATTCGCCCCAGCCCGCAGTTTGGTACCGTCGAGGTGCGGGTGATGGACACTCCCCTGACCCTCGCCCAGGCGATCCATATCGCCGGCTTTATACAGACCCTGGCCTGCTGGCTGTTGACGGAGCGCCCTTTTAAGCACCAGCCTGATGATTATCTGCTGTACCCCTTTAATCGCTATCAGGCGTGCCGCTATGGGCTGGACGGGACCCTCACCGACGTGCGCAGCGGAGAGCAGCGCAGCATCCGCCAGGAACTCCTGCAGCTCGCCGACCGGCTGGCCCCCTTCGCCCATCAGTTGAAGGCGACGGCGGCGCTGGAAGCGGTGGTCCGCCAGGCGAAATCGCCGCACAGCGAAGCGCAGCAGATGCGCGACTTTATCGCCAACGGCGGTTCGCTTTCCGGCCTGGTGCAAAAACACTGTGAGATTTGGGCGGCATAA
- a CDS encoding phosphodiester glycosidase family protein: MLLRCLLPLALLPLAAVASAACTLTDPTLTLQSYRVDAQKERIAMYWQDRHGKAWGSLRSLLAGIDGDGRVQMAMNGGIYDKAYAPLGLYIEDGKRLTPVNRSAGGGNFFIRPGGVFLVANGRAKIVPLPAYKPSPAIRYAVQSGPMLIENGVINWRLKPSASSRKLRNGVGIDKQGRVVFMLSDRETNFYDFACYAQSKLGVQQMLYLDGTLSKMYRKGGSVPWQYHPFVTMITVERK, encoded by the coding sequence ATGTTATTACGTTGCCTGCTCCCCCTGGCGCTGCTGCCCCTGGCCGCCGTCGCCAGCGCCGCCTGTACCCTCACCGACCCGACGCTGACCCTGCAGAGCTATCGGGTGGATGCGCAGAAAGAGCGCATTGCGATGTACTGGCAGGATCGGCACGGCAAAGCGTGGGGTTCCCTGCGTTCGCTGCTGGCGGGTATCGATGGCGACGGCCGGGTGCAGATGGCGATGAACGGCGGCATTTACGATAAAGCCTACGCGCCGCTGGGGCTGTATATCGAAGACGGTAAACGGCTGACGCCGGTAAACCGTTCCGCCGGCGGCGGGAACTTCTTTATCCGCCCCGGCGGCGTGTTCCTGGTGGCGAACGGCCGGGCGAAAATCGTGCCGCTGCCGGCGTACAAACCCTCTCCCGCCATCCGCTATGCGGTGCAGTCCGGCCCGATGCTGATTGAGAATGGCGTCATCAACTGGCGGCTGAAGCCCTCCGCCAGTTCGCGCAAGCTGCGTAACGGGGTGGGTATCGATAAGCAGGGCCGGGTGGTGTTTATGCTCAGCGATCGCGAGACCAACTTCTATGATTTTGCCTGCTATGCGCAGTCAAAGCTCGGGGTGCAGCAGATGCTCTATCTCGACGGCACGCTGTCGAAGATGTACCGCAAAGGCGGCAGCGTGCCGTGGCAGTATCATCCGTTCGTGACCATGATAACGGTGGAGAGGAAGTAG